One genomic region from Chloroherpetonaceae bacterium encodes:
- a CDS encoding T9SS type A sorting domain-containing protein — translation MFTTVNGGTPRNNLAAFNSSTGTITSWDPDVNDAVHAISFTDNIIYAGRLFNRVSGSISCNRLAAFNLSNGNPISCNPNPNNFVYALAVSGNTVYAGGRFSVVYGNLARNRLAAFDITTGIPTTWNPNVNGDVYSLAISENTVFVGGVFDTVNGNIPRKGIAAFDRSTGSVVEWNPNVNGTINALAVSNSTVYAGGSFTLVNGSTARNYLAAIDISNGSTSAWNPNPNGVVRSLFISGSTLFVGGAFTRIGNQPQANFAGISTSVLSAKEPDVPQRLQFALNQNYPNPFNPATTIQYRVPNRSNIELELFDVLGRRVAVLYQGVKETGTHSVVFRATGISSGVYFYRLKSSTGFIEKKKMILVK, via the coding sequence ATGTTCACTACTGTAAATGGAGGAACTCCTCGAAATAACTTGGCAGCATTCAATTCAAGTACCGGAACTATTACAAGTTGGGATCCGGATGTTAATGATGCTGTTCATGCAATTTCATTTACTGACAATATTATTTATGCAGGAAGATTGTTTAACAGAGTTTCTGGAAGTATTTCTTGTAACCGTTTAGCTGCATTCAATCTTTCAAATGGAAATCCAATTAGTTGCAATCCAAATCCAAATAACTTTGTTTATGCACTTGCAGTTTCTGGGAATACTGTTTATGCAGGTGGTCGATTTTCAGTTGTTTATGGCAACCTTGCACGCAACCGATTAGCAGCATTTGATATTACAACAGGAATACCAACAACTTGGAATCCAAATGTGAACGGTGATGTCTATTCTTTAGCAATATCGGAAAATACAGTTTTTGTAGGTGGCGTATTCGATACGGTTAATGGAAATATCCCACGAAAAGGAATAGCAGCGTTTGACCGATCTACCGGATCGGTAGTTGAATGGAATCCAAATGTGAACGGTACAATCAATGCTTTGGCGGTTTCGAACAGTACGGTTTATGCTGGCGGCTCTTTCACTTTGGTAAATGGGAGCACAGCGCGTAACTATTTGGCTGCAATTGATATAAGTAACGGCTCCACATCGGCGTGGAATCCGAATCCGAATGGAGTAGTCCGTTCGTTGTTTATCTCAGGAAGCACTTTGTTTGTAGGGGGAGCATTCACTAGGATTGGAAATCAACCGCAAGCAAACTTCGCTGGTATTAGCACCAGTGTTTTATCCGCAAAAGAACCTGATGTGCCGCAGCGCCTTCAGTTTGCGCTTAATCAAAACTATCCGAATCCATTTAACCCCGCCACAACGATTCAATACCGTGTCCCCAATCGGAGCAATATTGAATTGGAATTATTTGATGTGTTAGGAAGAAGGGTTGCGGTTTTATATCAAGGCGTAAAAGAAACAGGAACACACTCGGTCGTATTTAGAGCGACTGGAATTTCAAGTGGCGTTTACTTTTACAGGCTGAAATCGTCAACTGGATTTATCGAAAAAAAAAAGATGATACTGGTCAAGTAG
- a CDS encoding amidohydrolase family protein gives MKSIIIQTLLMQSQNISRLTKLFALGGLMLLSLNAISQEVPSPKQSKPIAIIGATVHPVSGDDIPNATLLFENGKIKAIGTSVSIPQDAERIDAKGKHVYPALINAFSSVGLQEIGAVDMTVDLNETGLLNPNIRAEVAVNAESQLIPTTRANGVLISCIYPRGGLITGTAAAIELDGWTWEEMTLRAPLALAINFPRITPSSGGFFRQSREEQIKTRDRNLKELAKAFADARAYLKAKDAESTSGTFHETDVRWEAMRGAIERKIPVHFFADEESQIEAAVAFAEREKLRAVIIGGYDAWKLAPLLNAKKIPVVVTKIHRLPSNRSDAYDALYSLPKKLYDLGVNFCIADNGSGEQERNLPYNAGTAAAYGLPKAEALKAITLSSAKVLGIDDRVGSLEVGKDATLFLSSGDPLEILSQVEMAFIQGKRVELTSKHTRLYEKYKKRYGQ, from the coding sequence ATGAAATCGATAATCATTCAAACACTGCTTATGCAATCACAAAATATTTCAAGGCTTACAAAACTTTTTGCTTTGGGCGGTTTGATGCTTTTATCACTCAATGCCATTTCACAAGAAGTGCCTTCGCCAAAGCAATCAAAACCGATTGCCATTATTGGGGCTACGGTTCATCCGGTTTCCGGCGACGATATTCCCAATGCAACCCTTCTTTTCGAGAATGGAAAGATTAAAGCAATCGGAACATCTGTTTCCATTCCTCAAGATGCCGAGCGAATCGATGCAAAAGGCAAGCATGTTTACCCAGCACTAATCAATGCGTTTTCTTCTGTGGGTTTGCAAGAAATTGGCGCAGTGGATATGACGGTCGATCTTAACGAAACCGGTCTGCTTAATCCGAATATCCGCGCGGAAGTTGCGGTTAATGCAGAAAGCCAATTGATACCGACAACACGGGCGAATGGTGTTTTGATTTCGTGCATCTATCCTCGCGGCGGATTGATTACAGGCACAGCCGCAGCGATTGAATTGGACGGGTGGACTTGGGAGGAAATGACGCTTCGTGCCCCGCTTGCACTTGCCATCAACTTTCCAAGAATAACGCCTTCTTCCGGCGGCTTTTTCCGACAGTCTCGCGAAGAGCAAATCAAAACCCGCGATCGCAATCTCAAAGAATTGGCTAAAGCCTTTGCCGATGCGCGTGCGTATCTCAAAGCCAAAGATGCGGAATCAACAAGCGGCACTTTTCACGAAACCGATGTTCGATGGGAAGCAATGCGCGGGGCGATTGAGCGCAAGATTCCTGTTCACTTTTTTGCGGATGAAGAATCTCAAATTGAAGCTGCGGTCGCTTTTGCAGAACGTGAAAAGCTTCGTGCGGTGATTATTGGCGGTTATGATGCTTGGAAATTGGCTCCGCTTTTGAATGCCAAAAAAATTCCGGTCGTAGTCACCAAAATTCATCGCCTTCCCTCAAACCGCTCCGACGCCTACGATGCTCTTTATTCATTGCCCAAAAAGCTCTACGACCTTGGCGTTAATTTCTGCATTGCCGATAACGGCTCCGGTGAGCAAGAGCGAAATCTGCCTTATAATGCGGGCACTGCCGCTGCTTACGGATTGCCAAAAGCCGAAGCGCTTAAAGCCATTACGCTTTCTAGCGCGAAAGTACTTGGTATTGATGACCGTGTGGGTTCTTTAGAAGTTGGAAAAGACGCGACGCTTTTTCTAAGCTCAGGCGACCCGCTTGAAATTCTTTCGCAAGTTGAAATGGCCTTTATCCAAGGCAAACGCGTTGAGCTCACAAGCAAACACACGCGGCTCTATGAAAAATATAAAAAGCGATATGGGCAGTAA
- the bchZ gene encoding chlorophyllide a reductase subunit Z, producing the protein MTRIIRDESTTSSYWAAVNTLACLPDVHIIADAPIGCYNLAGVAVIDYTDAIPYLRNLSPTDLTEKAISSSGTTGITKDTIEKLLGTGKKLIVMSTAESEMVGADHTQMLAAHYPEIHFFSSNSLLEDEWQGRDRVLQWCFEHYDDGAPVVIKPKTVSIIGPTYGCFNSPSDLAEIKRLVQGVGGQLECVFPMESKMTDLSKLKHSDVVVVMYREFGAALAKKLQRPVLYAPFGLKETEQFIKDLGALLHTESEAQAFLKREKETTLKIIWDLWRGPQSEWFPTVQFAVCAGETYAVGLKKFLEGELGMTCIFSEVTAKADNSEIRRRIQQKPPQILFGRMPDKIYLAEVAAKTFFIPAGFPLPIVRRALGTPFMGFSGAVYLVQEIVNMLYDTLFQFLPMHKASFSTEAKLHWTPEAKAQLEERTRKAPFISQISFSRELKQRVEDAALKKGLSEITSDFFATVQ; encoded by the coding sequence ATGACCCGTATTATCCGCGATGAATCCACCACCAGCTCCTACTGGGCAGCTGTCAATACACTCGCCTGCTTGCCCGATGTCCATATCATTGCCGATGCACCAATCGGATGTTATAATTTAGCGGGCGTGGCTGTCATTGATTACACCGACGCCATTCCATATCTCCGCAACCTTTCGCCTACCGACCTGACCGAAAAAGCCATTTCAAGTAGCGGTACTACAGGAATTACCAAAGACACAATCGAAAAGCTCTTGGGTACCGGAAAAAAACTCATTGTGATGTCCACCGCCGAAAGCGAAATGGTGGGTGCCGACCACACCCAAATGCTCGCCGCGCATTACCCCGAAATCCATTTCTTCAGCTCAAATTCATTGCTTGAAGATGAATGGCAAGGGCGTGACCGTGTGCTGCAATGGTGCTTCGAGCATTACGACGATGGTGCACCTGTTGTCATCAAACCGAAAACGGTCAGTATCATTGGCCCCACTTACGGCTGTTTTAACTCGCCTTCCGACCTCGCCGAAATCAAACGACTTGTTCAAGGCGTGGGAGGCCAACTTGAATGTGTTTTCCCAATGGAATCTAAGATGACCGATCTATCGAAGCTCAAACACAGTGATGTGGTGGTGGTGATGTATCGCGAGTTTGGTGCAGCCTTGGCGAAAAAACTACAACGCCCGGTGCTTTACGCGCCATTTGGGCTCAAAGAAACCGAGCAATTTATCAAAGACCTTGGCGCACTGCTTCATACCGAATCGGAAGCGCAGGCGTTTTTGAAACGCGAAAAAGAAACGACACTGAAAATTATTTGGGATTTGTGGCGAGGCCCGCAATCGGAATGGTTCCCTACAGTTCAATTTGCCGTTTGTGCCGGCGAAACCTACGCCGTTGGGCTGAAAAAATTTCTCGAAGGGGAATTGGGAATGACCTGCATCTTTTCCGAAGTAACCGCCAAAGCCGATAACAGCGAAATTCGCCGCCGCATTCAACAAAAGCCGCCGCAAATTCTCTTTGGCCGAATGCCCGATAAAATCTACCTCGCTGAAGTGGCAGCAAAAACATTCTTCATTCCGGCCGGATTCCCGCTTCCCATCGTGCGCCGTGCCTTAGGAACACCGTTTATGGGATTTTCAGGAGCGGTATATTTGGTTCAAGAAATCGTGAATATGCTCTACGATACCCTCTTTCAATTTTTGCCGATGCACAAAGCCTCCTTTTCAACGGAAGCAAAACTGCATTGGACACCCGAAGCAAAAGCACAGCTCGAAGAGCGGACACGCAAAGCCCCGTTTATCTCTCAAATCTCCTTTAGCCGCGAGCTTAAGCAACGCGTCGAAGATGCTGCACTGAAGAAAGGCTTAAGCGAAATTACGTCTGATTTCTTTGCAACAGTTCAATAG
- a CDS encoding Glu/Leu/Phe/Val dehydrogenase has translation MSTPLATAVYKEPAPIKDKDNPFESMMERFNIASKILQLEDGVYEFLKTPAKQVIVSIPIQMDDGRIEIFEGIRVIHNDILGPAKGGIRYAPDVTIDEVKALAAWMTWKCAVLNLPFGGAKGAVRCDPTKLSKVELEKITRRYTANLFHIFGPDKDIPAPDMNTNEQTMAWIMDTYSMHAQHTVTGVVTGKPLILGGSLGRKEATGRGVMICTLSAMDKLGMSPSNSTAVVQGFGNVGSISAKLLYEQGLKVVGISDVTGGYYNPKGFNIPKCIEYAQNNKGLLTGLPECDKVTNEELLELNCDVLVPAAKEDQITIRNAGKLQCRLIVEGANGPMTADAEPIVWERNIRVVPDILANAGGVTVSYFEWVQDRQGYFWSLERVNRRLERAMRASFEAVYETAIQHKTTLRIGAYILAIDKVAKTLKLRGIYG, from the coding sequence ATGAGCACACCATTAGCCACGGCGGTCTATAAAGAGCCTGCGCCGATTAAAGACAAAGACAATCCTTTTGAATCGATGATGGAGCGGTTTAACATCGCCTCCAAAATTCTTCAGCTTGAAGATGGGGTATATGAATTTCTGAAAACCCCGGCGAAGCAAGTGATTGTCTCTATTCCAATTCAAATGGATGACGGGCGAATCGAAATCTTTGAAGGGATTCGCGTGATTCATAACGATATTCTTGGCCCTGCAAAAGGCGGTATTCGTTATGCTCCTGATGTTACAATTGACGAAGTGAAAGCGCTTGCCGCGTGGATGACGTGGAAATGTGCTGTTCTTAATCTTCCCTTTGGTGGCGCAAAAGGAGCCGTTCGGTGCGACCCGACAAAACTTTCAAAAGTAGAACTCGAAAAAATCACGCGCCGCTACACCGCCAATCTCTTTCATATTTTTGGGCCTGATAAGGACATTCCCGCGCCCGATATGAATACCAACGAGCAAACAATGGCGTGGATTATGGATACCTATTCAATGCACGCACAGCATACCGTTACAGGCGTTGTCACAGGAAAGCCGCTCATCTTAGGCGGCTCGCTCGGCAGAAAGGAAGCCACCGGCCGCGGCGTGATGATTTGTACGCTTTCTGCAATGGATAAATTGGGGATGTCGCCGTCGAATTCTACGGCCGTTGTCCAAGGCTTTGGAAATGTTGGCTCTATTTCCGCCAAATTGCTTTACGAGCAAGGCCTGAAAGTGGTTGGCATTAGTGATGTGACCGGAGGGTACTACAATCCGAAAGGATTCAATATTCCAAAGTGCATTGAGTATGCACAAAACAACAAAGGCTTGCTCACCGGCTTACCTGAGTGCGATAAAGTGACTAATGAAGAGCTTTTGGAATTAAATTGCGATGTCCTCGTCCCGGCTGCTAAAGAAGATCAGATAACGATACGAAACGCCGGCAAACTTCAATGCCGCTTGATTGTAGAAGGCGCGAATGGACCAATGACCGCCGATGCCGAACCGATTGTTTGGGAGCGCAATATCCGTGTGGTGCCCGATATCTTGGCCAATGCGGGTGGGGTAACGGTTTCGTATTTCGAGTGGGTGCAAGACCGGCAAGGGTATTTCTGGTCACTTGAACGGGTTAACCGTCGCTTAGAACGTGCAATGCGCGCTTCTTTTGAAGCCGTTTATGAAACTGCGATTCAACACAAAACCACGCTAAGAATCGGGGCGTATATTTTGGCAATCGATAAAGTTGCCAAAACCTTAAAATTACGAGGAATTTACGGTTAA
- the ggt gene encoding gamma-glutamyltransferase has protein sequence MKIRLGLNEFFKTLLLWSVCTSIHQLSSLVAQDRITGKSFATRSEVIAQNGMVCTSQPLATQIGLQVLKDGGSAIDAAIAANAALGLMEPTGCGIGGDLFAIVWDAKTKKLYGLNASGRSPYSLSLQYFKEKGLKHIPATGPLPVSVPGCVDGWFELHKKFGKLPMKTILAPAIRYAKEGFPVSELIAYYLERNVASLSQFPNVKETWAPGGATPKKGDIFRNPNLASTLEKIAQGGRDAFYKGEIAKVIDAFMKKQGGFLSYQDLAEHTSEWVEPVSTNYRGYDIWELPPNSQGIAALQMLNLLEEYNVSGYGFGSKEHIHLFTEAKKVAFEDRAKLYADPAFAQIPVKELISKPYAAERRKLISMNRALRKVDHGNPVLKQGGTIYLTVADKDGTMISFIQSNYRGMGSGMAPDGLGFMLQDRGEMFSLTEGEANTFAPHKRPFQTIIPAFITKDGEPYMSFGVMGGEFQPLGHVQIVMNHIDFGMNIQEAGDAPRIAHEGSSEPTGEVMTDGGTLYLETGFPHETIRELLKLGHRIGYSLSGYGGYQGIRYDKKNRVYYGASESRKDGQAAGY, from the coding sequence ATGAAGATTAGACTTGGTCTTAATGAGTTTTTCAAAACGCTCCTGCTTTGGAGTGTGTGTACTTCAATTCACCAACTGTCGTCGCTTGTGGCTCAAGATCGCATAACGGGGAAAAGCTTTGCAACACGCTCTGAGGTGATTGCGCAAAACGGAATGGTTTGTACCAGTCAGCCGCTTGCCACGCAAATCGGGCTTCAAGTCTTAAAAGATGGCGGCTCGGCCATTGATGCCGCAATTGCTGCAAATGCGGCTTTAGGACTAATGGAACCCACGGGCTGCGGCATCGGCGGCGATCTCTTCGCGATTGTGTGGGATGCCAAAACCAAAAAGCTCTATGGCCTCAATGCAAGTGGCCGCTCGCCGTATTCTCTTTCGCTTCAATACTTTAAGGAAAAGGGATTGAAGCATATTCCGGCGACAGGGCCGCTTCCGGTAAGCGTTCCGGGCTGTGTGGATGGTTGGTTTGAGCTGCACAAAAAATTCGGCAAGCTGCCAATGAAAACCATTCTTGCGCCGGCGATTCGCTATGCGAAAGAAGGCTTTCCCGTTTCAGAGCTTATTGCCTATTACTTGGAGCGAAATGTGGCATCTCTTTCTCAGTTTCCAAATGTGAAAGAAACGTGGGCACCCGGCGGGGCAACACCCAAAAAGGGAGACATTTTCCGAAATCCGAATCTTGCATCAACGCTTGAAAAAATAGCGCAAGGCGGGCGCGATGCCTTCTACAAAGGCGAAATCGCAAAAGTCATTGATGCGTTTATGAAAAAACAAGGCGGGTTTCTCAGTTATCAAGACTTGGCCGAGCATACTTCCGAGTGGGTTGAACCCGTTAGTACAAACTACCGCGGCTACGACATTTGGGAACTTCCGCCGAATAGCCAAGGTATTGCAGCACTGCAAATGCTCAATCTTTTGGAAGAGTATAATGTCTCCGGTTACGGGTTTGGAAGCAAAGAACATATTCATCTGTTTACCGAAGCCAAAAAAGTTGCATTTGAAGATCGCGCAAAGCTTTATGCCGACCCCGCCTTCGCGCAAATTCCCGTCAAAGAATTGATTTCAAAACCTTACGCGGCAGAGCGCAGAAAACTCATTTCAATGAACCGCGCATTACGAAAAGTCGATCACGGCAATCCCGTTCTTAAACAAGGCGGAACCATTTATTTAACCGTGGCCGATAAAGATGGCACAATGATTTCTTTCATTCAAAGCAATTACCGTGGAATGGGCTCGGGAATGGCTCCCGATGGGCTTGGCTTTATGCTGCAAGACCGAGGTGAAATGTTTTCTCTCACCGAAGGCGAAGCCAATACCTTTGCCCCTCACAAGAGGCCATTTCAAACCATTATTCCCGCATTTATCACCAAAGACGGCGAGCCTTATATGAGTTTTGGGGTGATGGGCGGCGAATTTCAACCGCTTGGGCATGTGCAGATTGTGATGAATCATATCGACTTTGGAATGAACATTCAAGAAGCCGGTGATGCCCCGCGTATCGCGCACGAAGGATCCTCCGAACCTACGGGCGAAGTGATGACCGACGGCGGAACATTGTATCTCGAAACCGGATTCCCGCACGAAACTATTCGTGAACTGCTCAAACTTGGTCACCGCATTGGCTATAGCCTCAGCGGTTATGGCGGCTATCAAGGCATTCGATATGACAAGAAAAATCGCGTCTATTATGGCGCATCGGAATCGCGCAAAGACGGTCAAGCCGCGGGGTATTAA
- a CDS encoding amidohydrolase family protein — MRFSFRRLFSGYVGLLTLLNVALFQTMAQERFSPANGLRQNTPRVVAFTNARIVQAPGRVIDKGTLLIREGVIEAVGAAVKIPSDAMVIDLSGKMIYPGLIESYSSYGMPEPPRGPQAEVRGTKYWSDKVFSSTKALEQFKQDSAWAQKYRAMGFTATLSVPKRGILKGESALFSLGDDSPNALVIERSVAQHFSLDVDFFSRGYPNSLMGVIALLRQTFYDAKWHQEALKVPAKGIPVSQRPEFISELDALSPAVSGKMPTMVETTDELSLFRAAVLAKEFGLKLWALGSGYEYRRLSEVKKTAIPLVLSVNFPSAPEVQSAAEANQVSFADLEHWALAASNPKRLLDAGISFSLSGYGLRDPAQLFPQVRKALDHGLSDDAALAAFTTIPAKLFGVDSKLGSLEAGKHASFSITDGALFSEKTKVLATWIDGNEYVIKEESPVDFRGLWSLSSSNTSLAKLSLDVTGESTAPKASISVGSKRESATVQLSGGRLLFFFNGDSLGLPGTHQFTAVLSEGGLFGTATLASGEHASWAAILKTAFTAKPDTSKKKPSAPLPSFTLLYPQGEFGVPKQPELPSVLFIKNATIWTSGKQGKLENADMLVQAGKIIQVGKNLKVPQNAVVIDATGKHITPGLIDCHSHTAIAGGVNEVGQAITAEVRVGDVVDSDDIGIYRELAGGLTAANLLHGSANAIGGQNQVIKLRWGALPEEMKFEGAISGIKFALGENPKRVNAQGAGGNTRYPFTRQGIEQLIRDEFKAAQDYERKWKEFTSGKSKVMPRRDLELDAIVEILNKKRLIHSHSYKQDEIIMLIRVADDFGFQIGTFQHVLEGYKAASELARHGAGASAFSDWWAYKFEVYDAIPFAGAIMHNAGVTVSFNSDSDELARRMNTEAAKAVKYGGVSEEEALKFVTLNPAKQLRIDNRVGSLEAGKDADFVIWSGNPLSTYTHCEQTWIDGRKYFDRALDRTMNQELQAKRTALIQRLLSEAKEAATPSAGAPPRRPRHFTIKDMYNCQCHDSALLYKETAGGE; from the coding sequence ATGCGTTTCTCTTTTCGGAGATTATTTTCCGGTTATGTTGGATTACTCACTTTATTGAACGTCGCATTGTTCCAAACAATGGCACAAGAGCGATTTTCACCGGCGAATGGCTTACGCCAAAACACACCACGGGTGGTGGCATTCACGAATGCAAGAATTGTGCAAGCCCCGGGCAGAGTGATTGACAAAGGCACATTACTTATTCGTGAAGGGGTTATTGAAGCCGTTGGAGCTGCGGTTAAAATACCGAGCGATGCGATGGTGATTGACCTTTCGGGGAAAATGATTTATCCCGGTCTCATTGAATCTTACTCCTCCTACGGTATGCCGGAGCCGCCGAGAGGCCCTCAAGCAGAGGTTCGCGGCACTAAATATTGGAGCGATAAAGTCTTTTCATCCACCAAAGCGCTTGAACAGTTTAAGCAAGACTCCGCGTGGGCGCAGAAATACCGAGCAATGGGTTTTACTGCCACACTTTCGGTTCCGAAACGCGGAATCTTAAAGGGTGAAAGCGCGCTCTTTTCGTTGGGCGATGATTCGCCGAATGCGTTGGTTATCGAACGCTCGGTGGCGCAACATTTCAGTTTGGATGTTGATTTCTTTTCGCGTGGATATCCAAATTCATTGATGGGTGTTATTGCGCTTCTTCGGCAAACTTTTTATGATGCCAAGTGGCATCAAGAGGCGTTAAAGGTGCCTGCAAAGGGAATTCCCGTTTCACAGCGACCGGAGTTTATTTCGGAGTTGGATGCGCTAAGCCCCGCGGTGAGTGGTAAAATGCCGACAATGGTAGAAACCACCGATGAACTTTCGCTCTTCCGCGCAGCAGTGTTAGCCAAAGAATTTGGTCTAAAGCTTTGGGCACTGGGCAGCGGCTATGAATACCGAAGGCTTTCGGAAGTAAAGAAAACCGCGATTCCTCTTGTGCTATCTGTCAACTTTCCCTCTGCACCTGAGGTGCAATCGGCAGCAGAAGCCAATCAAGTGAGCTTCGCCGATCTCGAGCATTGGGCATTGGCAGCCTCGAACCCGAAGCGACTTTTGGATGCGGGTATCTCTTTTTCACTGAGTGGATACGGACTTCGAGACCCCGCACAGCTATTCCCGCAAGTTCGCAAAGCACTTGATCACGGACTTAGCGACGATGCCGCGCTCGCTGCCTTTACCACAATTCCCGCAAAACTTTTTGGTGTCGATTCAAAACTTGGCTCGCTTGAAGCAGGGAAACACGCGTCGTTTTCAATCACCGATGGAGCTTTGTTTTCTGAAAAGACAAAAGTTCTTGCCACTTGGATTGATGGCAATGAATATGTGATTAAAGAAGAATCACCCGTTGACTTCCGCGGACTTTGGAGTCTCTCTTCATCCAACACTTCACTCGCTAAACTTTCGCTCGATGTCACCGGCGAGAGCACCGCTCCAAAAGCAAGTATTTCTGTGGGTTCAAAAAGAGAATCCGCCACGGTTCAGCTCTCCGGCGGCAGACTACTTTTCTTTTTCAATGGTGATTCGCTCGGGCTACCCGGAACACATCAATTCACTGCGGTACTCAGCGAAGGCGGGTTATTCGGAACCGCAACCCTTGCTTCAGGCGAGCACGCCTCGTGGGCAGCGATATTAAAGACCGCTTTTACAGCAAAGCCCGATACTTCAAAGAAAAAGCCAAGCGCGCCCTTGCCCTCATTCACGCTTCTATATCCACAAGGTGAATTTGGTGTTCCCAAGCAACCGGAACTACCTTCGGTGCTTTTTATTAAGAATGCCACGATATGGACAAGCGGCAAACAAGGTAAACTTGAAAATGCCGATATGCTCGTTCAAGCAGGGAAAATCATTCAGGTTGGAAAAAATTTAAAAGTGCCGCAAAATGCCGTGGTTATTGATGCTACAGGAAAGCATATCACACCGGGGCTGATTGATTGCCATTCGCATACAGCGATTGCCGGCGGCGTGAATGAAGTGGGACAAGCAATTACGGCTGAGGTTCGTGTTGGTGATGTGGTTGATTCCGACGACATCGGTATTTACCGTGAACTTGCGGGTGGATTAACCGCAGCGAATCTCTTGCACGGCTCTGCCAATGCCATTGGCGGGCAAAATCAAGTGATTAAACTGCGTTGGGGTGCTTTGCCTGAAGAAATGAAATTTGAAGGCGCCATCTCAGGAATAAAGTTTGCACTCGGCGAAAACCCGAAACGTGTGAATGCACAAGGCGCAGGCGGCAATACCCGTTATCCTTTTACACGCCAAGGCATTGAGCAACTCATTCGCGATGAATTCAAGGCAGCACAAGATTATGAACGCAAGTGGAAGGAATTCACCAGCGGGAAATCGAAGGTGATGCCTCGCCGCGATTTAGAACTTGATGCGATTGTCGAGATTCTCAATAAGAAACGCTTGATTCATTCCCACTCCTACAAACAAGATGAAATCATTATGCTGATTCGCGTGGCTGATGATTTCGGATTTCAAATCGGAACGTTTCAACATGTGCTTGAAGGCTATAAAGCCGCTTCGGAACTTGCACGGCACGGTGCAGGGGCTTCGGCTTTTAGCGATTGGTGGGCGTATAAGTTTGAAGTGTATGATGCCATTCCTTTTGCCGGCGCAATTATGCACAATGCCGGGGTAACGGTTTCATTTAATTCCGATAGCGATGAGCTTGCGCGACGAATGAATACCGAAGCCGCAAAGGCGGTGAAGTATGGCGGCGTTTCGGAAGAAGAAGCACTGAAGTTTGTGACGCTCAATCCTGCCAAACAGCTTCGTATCGATAACCGCGTTGGCTCGCTTGAAGCGGGCAAAGATGCTGATTTTGTGATTTGGAGCGGAAACCCACTTTCCACTTACACACATTGCGAACAAACGTGGATTGATGGGCGGAAGTATTTCGACCGCGCGCTCGACCGCACAATGAACCAAGAGCTTCAAGCCAAGCGAACCGCGCTGATTCAACGCCTGCTTTCGGAAGCAAAAGAAGCTGCCACTCCCTCTGCCGGTGCACCGCCACGACGCCCAAGGCACTTCACCATAAAAGATATGTACAACTGTCAATGCCACGACTCCGCCTTGCTTTATAAAGAAACTGCCGGAGGAGAGTAA
- a CDS encoding Rieske 2Fe-2S domain-containing protein, translating into MNRRKFLSTLTGVASLIGAGSLPVISGCQESVVSNSKPLSPINVKASGRLDSVLLTWGISETAFPNRDAEGKGKFRIYRTAIPSSPYVFLAEVDFSQRSYTDANLKKGEPAFYKVSVIDENGNESDLSRESNEARLSIQVEPNELPTLSMAIYFNYDGIRVNGELERSDVTLSRTALGFIAMSRFCTHAGCSNMVFQNQEWTCRCHGSKFSATGEVLASPAQTKLTRFKTELLANGSLVVNFTDAM; encoded by the coding sequence ATGAATCGAAGAAAATTTCTTTCAACACTTACCGGTGTAGCGTCACTCATTGGTGCTGGGTCGTTGCCCGTGATTTCTGGATGTCAAGAATCTGTGGTGTCGAATTCAAAGCCACTTTCTCCCATCAATGTGAAAGCAAGCGGTCGCTTGGATAGTGTTTTACTTACTTGGGGAATTTCTGAAACTGCATTTCCAAACCGGGATGCAGAAGGAAAAGGGAAGTTTAGAATTTATCGCACGGCGATTCCTTCATCGCCTTATGTGTTTTTGGCTGAAGTAGATTTTTCTCAACGCTCATATACAGATGCAAATCTAAAGAAAGGGGAGCCGGCGTTTTACAAAGTTTCTGTTATTGATGAAAATGGAAATGAATCCGATTTATCAAGAGAATCAAACGAGGCGCGGCTTTCAATTCAAGTTGAACCCAATGAACTCCCAACCCTATCAATGGCAATTTATTTTAATTACGATGGAATCCGTGTCAATGGCGAGTTGGAACGCTCGGATGTAACGCTCTCTCGAACAGCATTGGGTTTCATTGCAATGTCTCGCTTTTGCACGCACGCCGGATGTAGCAATATGGTGTTTCAAAATCAAGAATGGACTTGCCGATGTCACGGGTCGAAATTCAGTGCAACCGGTGAAGTGCTTGCTTCACCGGCGCAAACCAAATTAACACGGTTCAAAACTGAATTGTTGGCCAATGGTTCCTTGGTCGTCAATTTTACGGATGCAATGTGA